One window of Treponema denticola genomic DNA carries:
- a CDS encoding ribonuclease Z, with the protein MNLEAFILGCGGMMPLPYRHLTSVLLRREGDLFLFDCGEGTQVALRRLNLRWKRINAIFISHTHADHITGLPGLLMLSSQVDREDPLYIIGPPKVAEYVETSRKVLDMYINYEIIVKEIKEPGVVYSTEEFQVRSFWLDHTKPCMGYTFEEFERPGEFNPEAARALNVPCGPLWSKLQGGNEVVSADGKTIRPEDVMGPKRKGRKFSFVTDTKYLPSIAQEVKYSDFFVCEGMFEKGMEKDAAEKKHMTCTQAAQIAKDAEVKKMALIHYSPRYTDNELKVLLDHAREVFPETILSKDRMNIQLEYED; encoded by the coding sequence ATGAATCTTGAAGCTTTTATTTTAGGCTGCGGCGGAATGATGCCGCTTCCATATAGACATTTAACATCGGTTTTGCTTCGCCGTGAGGGCGATTTGTTTTTGTTTGATTGCGGAGAGGGTACTCAGGTTGCCCTGCGCCGCCTAAACTTGCGCTGGAAAAGAATCAATGCTATTTTTATAAGCCATACTCATGCCGACCATATAACGGGGCTTCCGGGGCTTCTGATGCTTTCATCCCAAGTTGACAGGGAAGATCCTCTTTACATAATAGGCCCTCCAAAGGTTGCCGAATATGTGGAAACCAGCCGCAAAGTTTTAGATATGTATATCAATTATGAAATTATCGTAAAAGAAATAAAGGAGCCGGGCGTCGTTTATTCTACCGAGGAATTTCAGGTACGTTCTTTTTGGCTGGATCATACAAAGCCCTGTATGGGATACACCTTTGAAGAGTTTGAGAGGCCGGGTGAATTTAATCCGGAAGCTGCAAGAGCTTTAAATGTTCCCTGCGGGCCCCTTTGGTCAAAACTCCAAGGCGGAAATGAAGTAGTCTCCGCTGACGGAAAAACTATCCGCCCCGAAGATGTTATGGGCCCTAAAAGAAAGGGCAGAAAATTCAGCTTTGTAACCGATACAAAATATTTACCCTCCATTGCTCAAGAAGTAAAATATTCCGACTTTTTTGTATGCGAGGGGATGTTTGAAAAAGGCATGGAAAAAGATGCTGCCGAAAAAAAACACATGACCTGTACTCAGGCGGCTCAAATCGCTAAAGATGCCGAGGTCAAAAAGATGGCCCTGATTCATTACAGTCCGAGATACACCGATAACGAGCTTAAAGTTCTTTTGGACCATGCCAGAGAAGTTTTCCCCGAAACAATCCTTTCAAAAGACAGAATGAATATTCAACTGGAGTATGAAGATTAG